The following nucleotide sequence is from Catonella massiliensis.
CTTTAGGGGGAATGAACGAGCATCTGACAAGGTCGAATTTGTAGAGGTCAGCAATCCATTTGGAGTCTTTTTTATCAGTTTTCTTTCCCTTGATGGCTTTGACATATTTAGGATGGGTAAGGCAGACTTCTATGTCATTCTCGAGATAATTAAAAATAGGAATCCAATATTTCCCAGTGGATTCCATACATACATGATAACAATTATTCTCGATTAGCCAGCTGTGAAATTTTCTAATATCTGAGTTGAAAGTAGAAAATGATTTTTGCTTGTACTCAGAGATTCCATCAGCATTTGTGATTACGATGGTTGCAACGATAACATTTTTGTGGACATCAAGCCCACAGCAGATGGAGTATTTTAACTTCATCATAAGTATCACCACCTTTATAAAAAAAGGATAGCAACATTGACTGTCATCCTGCGACTGAATAAACATGGTTTATTACCAATGATAAGAGTCCGGGCTCAATGTCCCACTTGTTTGTGCTTGTAAGGATGACGGCACATATAAATATACGGGGTCGAAAATAAATTCGCCACTCCTCCTCCCGTGCTCTGTAGTATATTGCTATCCTATATAGATATTATAAGACAAAGCGAGGAAAGGCACAACATTTTTTCATAACTTGTTTGTGCCTTGAGCGAAGCGAAAGGAATGGTAAAAAATATGACTGATAACAATAGCTTTATACAAACAGTGAAAATAGATGAAATACCTTGGCACAGGCTGACTACAGCTTATGGCAGAGCAACTGATTTCCCGGAATATCTGAGGATTTTATCAGAACTAAAGGATATCAAGGCTATGGAGGAGGCTGGTGAGCTTCTGGCTATTAATATATCACACCAGTCTACCCTTTGGCATTCAACACCTTTCGCCCTTATTTTTCTTGTGAGGATTTTTAAGGATGCCCTTATTAAAAGGCAGAGTAATAGCATAGCAGACTATCTTGCAAAGGAATTGCTTGAGCTCTTTGTAGAAGTTGCAGAAGCTGTGAATGATGGAAATATGCTTGAACACGCCGAGCCTTTGCCTCATTTTTTAGATTTACTAAAAGAAGAGTATTTATGGTCTGAAGTCTATGATGAAGAGGCGGACGAGCTCCGTTATGAAGATGACAATGTCTTCCCGGATGACTTATTTTACAGCTTTTACTACTATTCAAAGGAAGTTCTTCTCACCTGTAAGCCTCTGCTTAGTGGCTTAGAATACGAGGACGCAGGGGTGCTTTGTGGACTGCTGTAATGACCTCTATTCACAAGAAATTTATACTTAATGTTTTCAATAAAAATGGGCTGTCGCATTAAGAGTAATATACACGAAATACAGTGATAATTTGATGATAAATCTACTGTATCTTGTTGTACTTTTTCTTATTGCACAGCCCCTTTAATTTAGTCTTATTTAATTACTTTTTACTGCTTATATAACCTTCCCAGTCAAGAGTTAACTCTGTAGGACTTACAACAAGGGCAGGAATTCCAATACTTCCGCCACCTCTTATGTTCTTAAATTCGTCCCTTGTATCTCTAAGCTTTAAAAACTGCTTCATTGAGCCAAGGCTTTCAGTTATATTGATATATTTGTACTCAATTCCGTTCTCCTCAAGTGCCTTCTTTGCTGCAACGCAGTCAGGGCAAAGGTCGGTTCCATACATCATTATCATAAATAGTCCTCCTTAAATTAGATTGTTTACAACTTAATTGTAGCATTGTTAATAAGAAAATGCAAGTATAAATATTTTAAATCTGCTCCAATATATACTCCTTAACCTTCTCAAGCTTTGACTTCTTCCATTCACCTGTCTCTGCCTTATCTGCAAGCGGGCAC
It contains:
- a CDS encoding glutaredoxin domain-containing protein, which encodes MIMMYGTDLCPDCVAAKKALEENGIEYKYINITESLGSMKQFLKLRDTRDEFKNIRGGGSIGIPALVVSPTELTLDWEGYISSKK